Proteins encoded within one genomic window of Setaria italica strain Yugu1 chromosome IV, Setaria_italica_v2.0, whole genome shotgun sequence:
- the LOC101766780 gene encoding serrate RNA effector molecule, giving the protein MGFKSCDNVLSRGIIRFRLLRRRPDLPSHRSLGSSPLPSPTARLDWTRLARLQTLARAARMADVLDPASDAPRARRPPPPPPDSPEDRSPQLPPPPPGGPPAPSRKRSRSPPPPPSSLPPPPPPPLGSSRPQRYRDHRGGGRGGSSPSPPPYRGSRRHSPPRRSPSPPFKRSRRDDGYDRRGGRGSPPRYGYDDRRRGYDYERGGGRGGYDDDRNHGRYPNRAPDWHDSGYGAANDGPGITQREGLMTYKQFMQVLEDDISPSEAERRYQEYRTEYITTQKRAYFELHKNEDWLKDKYHPTNLVSVIERRNERCKVMSKDFFLDLQNGTLDLGPGITAGAASKPGSGGDGNSDDDMDGDKRRKQGKDSSKGTDSLSGAPKAHPVSSESRRIQADIEQTLALVRKLDAEKGIEGNVLLSGDHDKSDGDKSHIGSMGPIIIIRGLTTVKGLEGVELLDTILTYLWRIHGVDYYGTSESHEAKGLRHVRVDNKTSSTSDVNAADWEKKLDTFWQERLNGQDPLVILTAKDKIDAAAVEVLEPYVRKIRDEKYGWKYGCGAKGCTKLFHAPEFVHKHLRLKHPELVLESTSKVREDLYFQNYMNDPNAPGGTPVMQQSAPDRGRRKPGMDSRLRFDRGNNKDNDKAEGGRYGRGDRSPSRDGPDDQMFDAFRGRGSNAPFVAEFPPPPILMPVPGAGPLGPFVPAPPEIAMHMMREQGPPPFEPNGAPHGNTGMLGPMMGGPAPIITMPPNFRHDPRRLRSYNDLDAPDEEVTVLDYRSL; this is encoded by the exons ACGTTTCCGTTTGCTGCGCCGGAGACCTGACCTGCCTTCCCATCGGTCTCTCGGCTCCTCTCCGCTTCCGTCTCCAACCGCTCGACTCGATTGGACTCGGCTCGCACGgctccaaaccctagcccgcGCCGCTCGAATGGCCGACGTGCTTGACCCCGCCTCcgacgcgccgcgcgcgcggcgcccgccgcctcctcctccagacaGCCCGGAGGACCGCTCGCCGCAgctgcccccgcccccgcccggcgGTCCCCCGGCGCCCAGCCGGAAGCggagccgctcgccgccgccgcctccgtcctccctcccgccgccaccgcctccgcctctcggCTCGTCGCGGCCGCAGAGGTACCGGgaccaccgcggcggcggccggggcgggagcagccccagcccgccgccgtaccggggcagccgccgccactcgcCGCCCAGGaggtccccgtcgccgccgttcaAGCGGTCGCGGCGGGACGACGGGTACGATCGCCGCGGGGGCCGCGGGAGCCCGCCGCGCTACGGGTACGACGATAGGAG GCGAGGTTATGACTACGAGCGaggtggaggcagaggtgggtaTGACGATGACAGGAACCATGGCAGATATCCGAATCGTGCTCCAG ATTGGCATGATTCAGGGTATGGGGCGGCCAATGATGGTCCAGGGATCACCCAGAG GGAAGGTTTGATGACATACAAACAGTTCATGCAAGTTCTAGAGGATGATATTTCACCAAGTGAAGCTGAACGCAG GTATCAAGAATATAGAACTGAGTATATCACTACTCAAAAACGTGCTTATTTTGAACTCCACAAGAATGAGGACTG GTTAAAAGACAAGTACCACCCAACCAACTTAGTATCTGTTATTGAAAG GAGGAACGAACGTTGCAAGGTTATGTCAAAGGATTTCTTTCTTGATTTGCAAAATGGAACTCTGGACCT AGGCCCTGGAATAACTGCAGGTGCAGCAAGTAAACCAGGAAGCGGTGGTGATGGAAATTCTGACGACGATATGGATGGTGACAAGAGAAGAAAGCAGGGCAAAGATTCCTCTAAGGGAACAGATTCTCTTTCTGGTGCCCCCAAAGCTCATCCAGTTAGTTCCGAATCACGTCGAATTCAAGCTGACATAGAGCAAACTCTAGCTCTTGTGCGTAAGCTTGATGCTGAGAAGGGCATTGAGGGCAATGTACTTTTGAGTGGTGATCATGACAAGTCAGATGGCGACAAATCACATATTGGATCCATGGGACCTATAATTATAATCAGAGGCTTAACGACTGTCAAAGGCCTGGAAGGTGTTGAGCTCCTAGACACTATTCTGACCTATTTATGGCGTATTCATGGTGTTGATTACTATGGCACCTCAGAGTCACATGAGGCAAAAGGCCTTCGTCATGTGAGAGTAGACAATAAGACTTCTAGCACATCTGATGTCAATGCTGCTGATTGGGAGAAGAAGTTGGATACTTTCTGGCAGGAAAGACTGAATGGTCAGGACCCTCTGGTCATACTAACTGCCAAGGATAAAATTGATGCAGCAGCTGTTGAAGTTTTAGAGCCTTATGTCCGGAAAATCAGGGATGAAAAGTATGGATGGAAATATGGCTGTGGAGCCAAGGGCTGTACTAAACTTTTTCATGCTCCTGAGTTTGTCCACAAGCATTTGAGGCTCAAGCACCCGGAGCTTGTGTTAGAGTCGACTTCAAAAGTTCGAGAGGATCTTTATTTCCAAAACTACATGAA CGATCCTAATGCACCAGGTGGAACGCCAGTTATGCAACAGTCTGCACCA GACAGAGGAAGACGGAAACCTGGCATGGACAGTCGTCTGAGATTTGACCGTGGCAATAACAAGGACAATGATAAGGCAGAGGGAGGCCGATATGGTAGAGGTGATCGCTCTCCAAGCCGTGATGGGCCTGATGATCAGATGTTTGATGCTTTCCGTGGACGGGGCTCCAATGCTCCTTTTGTTGCCGAATTCCCCCCTCCACCAATATTGATGCCTGTACCTGGTGCTGG TCCCTTGGGACCATTTGTTCCTGCACCTCCAGAGATAGCAATGCATATGATGAGAGAGCAAGGGCCACCTCCGTTTGAACCTAATGGTGCACCTCATGGGAACACAGGAATGCTCGGGCCGATGATGGGTGGCCCGGCACCTATTATAACTATGCCTCCAAATTTCCGTCATGATCCTCGCCGTCTACGAAG TTACAACGACCTTGATGCTCCTGACGAGGAAGTGACTGTCCTTGACTACAGAAGCTTGTAG
- the LOC101755959 gene encoding disease resistance protein RPM1 produces MADALFVVLKKVALSLGEGALTKIASEVVEAAPILTDFEHSVKQIEGELSVMLAFIGQVRAQKAADRAFDAWLDQVRDVAHELEDIIDEYAYLTVQAANTGSFFKRKFHQVRNFAAWQKLPTRISQVEARIRRLAEMRNQYGISVGEIDRSDKLQIPNQLSVSDSAYLTDNSEIVGHADEIGILTQWLLEEKQDRTLIAIIGMGGLGKTTVVSSVYKNQKIRRSFDCHAWVTVSQTYQVEELLREIISQLIEQRASMASGLMTMSRMRLVEKIQSYLRDNKYLIVLDDIWDKDAWLYLNHAFVGNNCGSKVLITTRRKDVSYLAAHNRIIELKTLNYAESWELFCKKAFCASKDNICPMNLRSLAGKIVYKCQGLPLAIVIIGSILSYRELDAQEWSFFYNQLSWQLANNPELSWISSVLNLSLDDLPCHLRSCFLYCSLFPEDHKIKRKLIAKLWIAEGLVEERGDAATMEEVAEHYLVELTHRSLLQVIERNASGRARTFLMHDLVREVTSVTAQKEKFAAIHGTAGVAHVSQKARRLCVQKVVDSQNYLASSHLRSFILFDTVVPSSWIYDVSSHFRLLRVLCLRFTNIEQVPDVVTELYNLRYLDISYTKVKWISPSFRKLVNLQVLDLRFSYVKELPLEITMLTNLRHLHVCVVHDIQERSLNCFSDTKFRGNICGLKNLQALHTVSTNKDLVLQLGNLTMMRSLSVMKVRQSYIAELWNSLTKMPNLSRLLLFASDMDEILNLKMLRPLPDLKLLWLAGKLDGGTVPSLFSKFEKLTLLKMDWTGLKKDPIRSFSHMSTLVNLGLRGAYGGEHLSFCAGWFPKLKYLQLADMEHLSCILMEDGTMIGLHHLELIGLRNIRAVPKGIKYIRTLHQMFLTDMPMEFVESLRGSASHIVQHVTNVHIFDSSDSEAVNNFIFWPHLSKKYGSGAAKYDPTAE; encoded by the exons ATGGCAGATGCGCTCTTTGTTGTTCTAAAAAAGGTCGCTCTTTCCCTGGGAGAAGGGGCACTGACGAAGATTGCCAGTGAGGTGGTAGAAGCAGCGCCGATTTTGACGGATTTTGAGCATAGCGTGAAACAAATCGAGGGCGAGCTCTCGGTTATGCTGGCCTTCATTGGGCAGGTTAGAGCGCAGAAAGCCGCTGACAGGGCATTTGATGCGTGGTTGGACCAAGTTAGAGATGTTGCCCATGAGTTGGAAGACATTATTGATGAGTATGCTTACCTTACTGTGCAAGCTGCTAATACAGGCAGCTTCTTCAAGAGAAAGTTCCATCAGGTCAGGAATTTTGCTGCATGGCAGAAATTACCAACCCGGATCAGTCAAGTAGAAGCTCGAATTCGGAGGCTGGCTGAGATGAGGAATCAGTATGGCATTTCGGTCGGTGAGATAGACAGGAGTGACAAGTTGCAGATTCCCAATCAACTCTCTGTGTCGGATTCTGCTTACTTAACTGATAACTCTGAAATAGTGGGGCATGCTGATGAAATTGGGATATTGACACAATGGCTTCTTGAGGAGAAACAAGACCGGACTCTAATTGCCATAATAGGTATGGGGGGTTTGGGCAAAACAACTGTTGTGAGCAGTGTATACAAGAACCAAAAGATCAGGAGAAGTTTTGATTGCCACGCATGGGTTACTGTGTCCCAGACGTACCAAGTCGAAGAGCTTCTGAGAGAAATCATAAGTCAGTTAATAGAGCAGAGAGCAAGTATGGCAAGTGGTTTAATGACCATGAGTCGCATGAGACTGGTTGAGAAAATACAGAGCTATTTGCGGGACAACAAATATTTGATCGTCTTGGATGATATATGGGACAAGGATGCTTGGTTATATTTGAACCATGCATTTGTGGGAAATAACTGCGGGAGTAAAGTGCTGATAACAACTCGGAGAAAAGATGTGTCTTATTTGGCAGCTCACAACCGCataattgaacttaaaactCTTAACTATGCTGAATCTTGGGAACTATTCTGCAAAAAGGCGTTTTGTGCATCGAAGGACAACATATGTCCTATGAATCTTAGATCTTTGGCAGGGAAAATTGTTTACAAGTGTCAAGGATTGCCACTTGCTATCGTAATCATTGGAAGTATTCTGTCGTACCGTGAATTAGATGCACAGGAGTGGTCATTTTTCTACAACCAACTTAGCTGGCAGTTAGCTAACAATCCAGAGCTCAGTTGGATCTCCAGTGTCTTGAATTTGAGCTTGGATGATCTCCCATGTCATCTGAGGAGTTGTTTTCTTTACTGCAGCCTGTTTCCTGAAGATCACAAGATTAAAAGAAAATTGATAGCCAAGTTATGGATTGCAGAAGGCCTTGTGGAAGAGAGAGGGGATGCAGCTACAATGGAGGAAGTTGCTGAGCATTACCTTGTAGAGCTAACTCACCGTTCTCTTCTTCAGGTAATAGAAAGGAATGCAAGTGGAAGGGCGAGAACATTTCTTATGCATGATCTTGTGCGAGAGGTAACCTCAGTAACTGCTCAAAAGGAGAAGTTTGCTGCCATACATGGCACTGCTGGCGTAGCCCATGTTTCCCAGAAAGCCCGTCGCTTATGCGTCCAAAAAGTTGTTGATTCCCAAAATTATTTAGCAAGTTCACATCTACGATCATTCATTTTGTTTGACACTGTAGTGCCATCTTCCTGGATATATGACGTCTCATCACATTTCAGGCTGCTGAGAGTGTTATGTCTAAGATTTACCAATATTGAACAAGTGCCAGATGTGGTCACAGAACTATATAACTTGCGTTATCTGGATATTTCATACACAAAAGTCAAATGGATATCGCCCTCATTCAGAAAACTTGTGAACCTACAAGTTTTAGATCTCCGATTCAGCTATGTGAAGGAGCTGCCTTTGGAAATAACTATGCTAACAAATTTACGTCATTTACATGTTTGTGTAGTCCACGATATTCAAGAAAGATCATTGAATTGCTTCAGTGATACAAAATTTCGTGGCAACATTTGTGGTCTAAAGAATCTTCAAGCTTTACATACTGTTTCAACCAATAAAGATTTGGTCTTACAGCTGGGAAATTTGACAATGATGAGAAGCTTGAGCGTTATGAAAGTGCGGCAAAGCTACATTGCTGAGTTATGGAACTCCCTGACTAAGATGCCTAACCTGAGCAGACTGCTTCTTTTCGCGTCTGATATGGATGAGATTCTAAACTTGAAAATGTTAAGGCCGCTGCCAGATCTGAAGCTCCTCTGGTTGGCAGGAAAGTTAGATGGAGGCACGGTCCCATCGCTATTTTCTAAGTTTGAGAAATTAACACTATTAAAAATGGACTGGACTGGTCTGAAGAAGGATCCTATTCGCTCCTTCTCTCACATGTCAACTCTAGTTAATCTGGGGCTCCGTGGGGCATATGGTGGGGAACATTTATCTTTTTGTGCAGGATGGTTCCCCAAGCTTAAATATCTGCAACTTGCTGATATGGAACATCTGAGTTGCATTTTGATGGAGGATGGAACAATGATAGGTCTACATCATTTGGAACTTATTGGTTTAAGGAATATAAGGGCAGTACCCAAGGGTATCAAGTACATCAGGACACTCCATCAGATGTTTCTAACTGACATGCCGATGGAGTTTGTTGAAAGCCTGCGAGGAAGTGCCAGTCACATTGTTCAGCATGTAACTAACGTCCATATTTTTGACTCCTCTGATTCTGAAGCAG TGAATAACTTCATATTTTGGCCTCACCTTTCCAAGAAGTATGGCTCTGGTGCAGCTAAGTATGACCCTACAGCAGAATGA
- the LOC105913509 gene encoding disease resistance protein RPM1 isoform X1 has product MGILETTVGAVVEAGGSTAAGSILQSRRSPILSWSAPQRLVLLLCSPRRGVLESCSRGIYLYDKVNSDMADALFVVLRKVALSLGERTLERIGAEVVEAAPVLTDFEHSLKQIEDELLILQAFVGQVGPHKVGDKAFDAWLDQVRDVAHEVEDIIDEHAYLAAQAVDTGSFFKRKFRQIKNFVAWQKFTSQISQVEARIQRLGEMRNRYGISVGEIHRSNKLRHPNQLFMSESSYLTDNSEIVGHADEIERLTQWLLEEKQERTLIAIFGMGGLGKSTIASSAYKNQKISRTFDCHAWVTVSQTYQVEELLREIINQLIDQRASVAGGFMTMSRLRLVEVIQSYLRDKKYFIVLDDVWDRDAWLFLNYAFVRNNSGSKVLITTRRMDVSSLAVDKYVIELKTLPYAESWELFCKRAFYASKDNICPENLRSLAEKIVAKCQGLPLAIVTIGSTLSYREFEEQEWAFFYNQLSWQLANNPELSWISNVLNMSLNDLPSYLRICFLYCSLYPEDYRIRRKLISKLWIAEGLVEDREDGTTMEEVAKYYLTELTQRCLLRVTECNACGRPRTFVMHDLVREVTSVIAKKEKFGIAYRDAGITKVSHEARRLSIQKGAQSLNSLTSSRLRSFILFDPEVPSSWIYDVLSQFRLLRVLCLRFANIEQVPGMVTELYNLRYLDFSHTKVKHIPVSFKKLRNLQVLDLRFSYVEELPLEITTLINLRHLYVIVIHDLQQRSLDCFSAVKILGNICHLKNLQTLHIVSANKDLVSQLGNLTLMRSLAIMKVRQSCIAELWSSLTKMPNLSRLLISACDMDEVLDLRMLKPLPNLKFLWLSGKLAEGVLPLIFSKFEKLALLKMDWSGLKKDPIISFSHMLNLVDLRLYGTYGGEQLTFCAEWFPKLNSLQLADMEHLNWIDIEDGTMIGLYHLELIGLRNLKAVPVGIKYIRKLHQMFLTDMPNEFIQRLQGSDDDIVQHIPNVHIFDSSDSKAVNTFHFVPYLAKKYGPGATKYAPTYWGSSSI; this is encoded by the exons ATGGGCATTCTGGAAACGACGGTGGGCGCGGTCGTCGAGGCGGGAGGCAGCACCGCAGCAGGCTCAATACTTCAGTCGCGGCGGTCTCCGATCTTATCTTGGTCAGCGCCTCAGCGGCTCGTCCTGCTGCTCTGCTCGCCGCGGAG AGGTGTTCTTGAATCTTGTTCGAGGGGCATATATTTATATGACAAGGTGAATTCAGACATGGCAGATGCCCTATTTGTAGTCCTCAGAAAAGTTGCTCTTTCCCTGGGGGAACGGACGCTAGAGAGGATTGGCGCGGAGGTGGTCGAAGCGGCACCAGTTCTGACAGATTTCGAGCATAGCTTGAAACAGATCGAGGACGAGCTTTTGATTCTGCAGGCTTTCGTTGGTCAGGTTGGGCCGCACAAAGTTGGTGACAAGGCATTCGATGCCTGGCTGGACCAAGTGAGAGATGTTGCCCATGAGGTAGAAGACATCATTGATGAGCATGCTTACCTTGCTGCTCAAGCTGTGGATACTGGCAGCTTCTTTAAGAGGAAGTTCCGTCAGATAAAAAACTTCGTAGCATGGCAGAAGTTTACTAGCCAGATCAGTCAAGTAGAAGCTCGAATTCAGAGGCTAGGAGAAATGAGGAATCGGTATGGCATCTCGGTAGGTGAAATTCACAGGAGTAACAAGTTGAGGCACCCCAATCAGCTCTTTATGTCAGAATCTTCTTACTTAACCGATAATTCTGAAATAGTGGGGCATGCTGATGAAATCGAAAGATTGACACAATGGCTGCTTGAGGAGAAACAAGAGCGAACTCTGATTGCCATCTTTGGTATGGGAGGTTTAGGAAAGTCTACTATTGCAAGCAGTGCCTACAAGAACCAAAAGATCTCAAGAACTTTTGACTGTCATGCATGGGTTACTGTATCTCAGACTTATCAAGTTGAAGAACTACTAAGAGAAATAATAAATCAGCTGATAGACCAGAGAGCAAGCGTGGCAGGTGGTTTCATGACCATGAGTCGCTTGAGACTAGTTGAGGTAATACAAAGCTATTTGCGGgacaaaaaatatttcattgtcTTGGATGATGTGTGGGACAGAGATGCTTGGTTATTTCTTAACTATGCATTTGTCAGAAACAACTCTGGAAGCAAAGTGCTGATAACAACTAGGAGAATGGATGTGTCTTCTTTGGCAGTAGATAAATACGTTATTGAACTTAAAACTCTTCCGTATGCTGAATCTTGGGAACTTTTCTGTAAAAGGGCGTTTTATGCATCAAAAGATAACATATGCCCTGAAAATCTGCGGTCTTTGGCAGAGAAAATCGTTGCTAAGTGTCAAGGATTGCCACTTGCTATTGTAACCATTGGAAGTACTTTGTCATACCGTGAATTCGAGGAGCAGGAGTGGGCATTTTTCTACAACCAGCTTAGCTGGCAGTTAGCTAACAATCCAGAGCTCAGTTGGATATCTAATGTTCTGAATATGAGCTTGAATGATCTCCCTAGTTATCTGAGGATCTGCTTTCTTTACTGCAGCCTCTACCCTGAAGATTACAGGATTAGAAGAAAACTGATTTCCAAGCTATGGATCGCAGAAGGTCTCGTGGAAGATAGAGAAGATGGAACAACAATGGAGGAGGTTGCAAAGTATTACCTTACCGAGCTCACTCAGCGTTGTCTTCTTCGAGTCACAGAATGTAATGCATGTGGAAGACCTAGAACATTTGTTATGCATGATCTTGTGCGAGAGGTAACCTCAGTCATTGCTAAAAAGGAGAAGTTTGGTATTGCATATCGCGATGCTGGGATAACCAAAGTTTCCCATGAAGCTCGCCGCTTAAGCATCCAAAAAGGTGCCCAGTCCCTAAATTCTTTAACCAGTTCACGACTCCGCTCATTCATTTTGTTTGACCCTGAAGTACCATCTTCTTGGATATATGATGTTTTATCACAATTCAGACTACTGAGGGTCCTATGCCTAAGATTTGCCAACATTGAACAAGTGCCAGGCATGGTAACGGAATTGTATAATTTGCGCTATCTAGATTTTTCTCACACAAAAGTGAAGCACATACCAGTATCATTCAAAAAACTTAGGAACCTACAAGTTTTAGATCTCAGATTCAGCTATGTGGAGGAGCTGCCATTGGAAATAACTACACTAATTAATTTACGCCATTTATATGTGATTGTAATCCATGATTTGCAACAAAGATCATTGGATTGCTTTAGTGCTGTAAAAATTCTTGGTAATATTTGCCATCTAAAGAATTTGCAGACTTTACATATTGTTTCAGCCAATAAAGATTTGGTTTCACAACTGGGGAACTTGACACTGATGAGAAGTTTGGCTATAATGAAAGTGCGGCAAAGCTGCATAGCAGAGTTATGGAGCTCCCTGACAAAGATGCCTAACTTGAGCAGGTTGCTCATTTCTGCATGTGATATGGATGAGGTTCTTGACTTGAGAATGCTCAAGCCATTACCAAATCTGAAGTTCCTCTGGCTTTCAGGAAAGTTGGCAGAAGGTGTTCTTCCATTGATATTTTCCAAGTTTGAGAAATTGGCATTGTTAAAGATGGACTGGTCTGGTCTGAAGAAGGATCCTATTATCTCCTTCTCTCACATGTTAAACCTAGTTGATTTGCGGCTATATGGGACATATGGTGGGGAACAGCTAACTTTTTGTGCAGAGTGGTTTCCTAAGCTCAATTCTCTGCAATTAGCTGACATGGAACATCTAAATTGGATAGATATAGAGGACGGAACGATGATAGGTCTGTATCATCTGGAACTTATTGGTTTAAGGAATCTAAAGGCAGTTCCAGTGGGCATCAAGTACATTAGGAAACTTCACCAGATGTTTCTGACAGATATGCCAAACGAGTTCATACAAAGACTGCAAGGAAGTGACGATGACATTGTTCAGCATATACCTAATGTTCATATTTTTGACTCTTCTGATTCTAAAGCAG TAAATACCTTCCATTTTGTGCCATACCTTGCCAAGAAGTACGGCCCTGGCGCAACCAAGTATGCCCCTACATACTGGGGCTCATCCAGCATTTGA
- the LOC105913509 gene encoding disease resistance protein RPM1 isoform X2 has translation MADALFVVLRKVALSLGERTLERIGAEVVEAAPVLTDFEHSLKQIEDELLILQAFVGQVGPHKVGDKAFDAWLDQVRDVAHEVEDIIDEHAYLAAQAVDTGSFFKRKFRQIKNFVAWQKFTSQISQVEARIQRLGEMRNRYGISVGEIHRSNKLRHPNQLFMSESSYLTDNSEIVGHADEIERLTQWLLEEKQERTLIAIFGMGGLGKSTIASSAYKNQKISRTFDCHAWVTVSQTYQVEELLREIINQLIDQRASVAGGFMTMSRLRLVEVIQSYLRDKKYFIVLDDVWDRDAWLFLNYAFVRNNSGSKVLITTRRMDVSSLAVDKYVIELKTLPYAESWELFCKRAFYASKDNICPENLRSLAEKIVAKCQGLPLAIVTIGSTLSYREFEEQEWAFFYNQLSWQLANNPELSWISNVLNMSLNDLPSYLRICFLYCSLYPEDYRIRRKLISKLWIAEGLVEDREDGTTMEEVAKYYLTELTQRCLLRVTECNACGRPRTFVMHDLVREVTSVIAKKEKFGIAYRDAGITKVSHEARRLSIQKGAQSLNSLTSSRLRSFILFDPEVPSSWIYDVLSQFRLLRVLCLRFANIEQVPGMVTELYNLRYLDFSHTKVKHIPVSFKKLRNLQVLDLRFSYVEELPLEITTLINLRHLYVIVIHDLQQRSLDCFSAVKILGNICHLKNLQTLHIVSANKDLVSQLGNLTLMRSLAIMKVRQSCIAELWSSLTKMPNLSRLLISACDMDEVLDLRMLKPLPNLKFLWLSGKLAEGVLPLIFSKFEKLALLKMDWSGLKKDPIISFSHMLNLVDLRLYGTYGGEQLTFCAEWFPKLNSLQLADMEHLNWIDIEDGTMIGLYHLELIGLRNLKAVPVGIKYIRKLHQMFLTDMPNEFIQRLQGSDDDIVQHIPNVHIFDSSDSKAVNTFHFVPYLAKKYGPGATKYAPTYWGSSSI, from the exons ATGGCAGATGCCCTATTTGTAGTCCTCAGAAAAGTTGCTCTTTCCCTGGGGGAACGGACGCTAGAGAGGATTGGCGCGGAGGTGGTCGAAGCGGCACCAGTTCTGACAGATTTCGAGCATAGCTTGAAACAGATCGAGGACGAGCTTTTGATTCTGCAGGCTTTCGTTGGTCAGGTTGGGCCGCACAAAGTTGGTGACAAGGCATTCGATGCCTGGCTGGACCAAGTGAGAGATGTTGCCCATGAGGTAGAAGACATCATTGATGAGCATGCTTACCTTGCTGCTCAAGCTGTGGATACTGGCAGCTTCTTTAAGAGGAAGTTCCGTCAGATAAAAAACTTCGTAGCATGGCAGAAGTTTACTAGCCAGATCAGTCAAGTAGAAGCTCGAATTCAGAGGCTAGGAGAAATGAGGAATCGGTATGGCATCTCGGTAGGTGAAATTCACAGGAGTAACAAGTTGAGGCACCCCAATCAGCTCTTTATGTCAGAATCTTCTTACTTAACCGATAATTCTGAAATAGTGGGGCATGCTGATGAAATCGAAAGATTGACACAATGGCTGCTTGAGGAGAAACAAGAGCGAACTCTGATTGCCATCTTTGGTATGGGAGGTTTAGGAAAGTCTACTATTGCAAGCAGTGCCTACAAGAACCAAAAGATCTCAAGAACTTTTGACTGTCATGCATGGGTTACTGTATCTCAGACTTATCAAGTTGAAGAACTACTAAGAGAAATAATAAATCAGCTGATAGACCAGAGAGCAAGCGTGGCAGGTGGTTTCATGACCATGAGTCGCTTGAGACTAGTTGAGGTAATACAAAGCTATTTGCGGgacaaaaaatatttcattgtcTTGGATGATGTGTGGGACAGAGATGCTTGGTTATTTCTTAACTATGCATTTGTCAGAAACAACTCTGGAAGCAAAGTGCTGATAACAACTAGGAGAATGGATGTGTCTTCTTTGGCAGTAGATAAATACGTTATTGAACTTAAAACTCTTCCGTATGCTGAATCTTGGGAACTTTTCTGTAAAAGGGCGTTTTATGCATCAAAAGATAACATATGCCCTGAAAATCTGCGGTCTTTGGCAGAGAAAATCGTTGCTAAGTGTCAAGGATTGCCACTTGCTATTGTAACCATTGGAAGTACTTTGTCATACCGTGAATTCGAGGAGCAGGAGTGGGCATTTTTCTACAACCAGCTTAGCTGGCAGTTAGCTAACAATCCAGAGCTCAGTTGGATATCTAATGTTCTGAATATGAGCTTGAATGATCTCCCTAGTTATCTGAGGATCTGCTTTCTTTACTGCAGCCTCTACCCTGAAGATTACAGGATTAGAAGAAAACTGATTTCCAAGCTATGGATCGCAGAAGGTCTCGTGGAAGATAGAGAAGATGGAACAACAATGGAGGAGGTTGCAAAGTATTACCTTACCGAGCTCACTCAGCGTTGTCTTCTTCGAGTCACAGAATGTAATGCATGTGGAAGACCTAGAACATTTGTTATGCATGATCTTGTGCGAGAGGTAACCTCAGTCATTGCTAAAAAGGAGAAGTTTGGTATTGCATATCGCGATGCTGGGATAACCAAAGTTTCCCATGAAGCTCGCCGCTTAAGCATCCAAAAAGGTGCCCAGTCCCTAAATTCTTTAACCAGTTCACGACTCCGCTCATTCATTTTGTTTGACCCTGAAGTACCATCTTCTTGGATATATGATGTTTTATCACAATTCAGACTACTGAGGGTCCTATGCCTAAGATTTGCCAACATTGAACAAGTGCCAGGCATGGTAACGGAATTGTATAATTTGCGCTATCTAGATTTTTCTCACACAAAAGTGAAGCACATACCAGTATCATTCAAAAAACTTAGGAACCTACAAGTTTTAGATCTCAGATTCAGCTATGTGGAGGAGCTGCCATTGGAAATAACTACACTAATTAATTTACGCCATTTATATGTGATTGTAATCCATGATTTGCAACAAAGATCATTGGATTGCTTTAGTGCTGTAAAAATTCTTGGTAATATTTGCCATCTAAAGAATTTGCAGACTTTACATATTGTTTCAGCCAATAAAGATTTGGTTTCACAACTGGGGAACTTGACACTGATGAGAAGTTTGGCTATAATGAAAGTGCGGCAAAGCTGCATAGCAGAGTTATGGAGCTCCCTGACAAAGATGCCTAACTTGAGCAGGTTGCTCATTTCTGCATGTGATATGGATGAGGTTCTTGACTTGAGAATGCTCAAGCCATTACCAAATCTGAAGTTCCTCTGGCTTTCAGGAAAGTTGGCAGAAGGTGTTCTTCCATTGATATTTTCCAAGTTTGAGAAATTGGCATTGTTAAAGATGGACTGGTCTGGTCTGAAGAAGGATCCTATTATCTCCTTCTCTCACATGTTAAACCTAGTTGATTTGCGGCTATATGGGACATATGGTGGGGAACAGCTAACTTTTTGTGCAGAGTGGTTTCCTAAGCTCAATTCTCTGCAATTAGCTGACATGGAACATCTAAATTGGATAGATATAGAGGACGGAACGATGATAGGTCTGTATCATCTGGAACTTATTGGTTTAAGGAATCTAAAGGCAGTTCCAGTGGGCATCAAGTACATTAGGAAACTTCACCAGATGTTTCTGACAGATATGCCAAACGAGTTCATACAAAGACTGCAAGGAAGTGACGATGACATTGTTCAGCATATACCTAATGTTCATATTTTTGACTCTTCTGATTCTAAAGCAG TAAATACCTTCCATTTTGTGCCATACCTTGCCAAGAAGTACGGCCCTGGCGCAACCAAGTATGCCCCTACATACTGGGGCTCATCCAGCATTTGA